From a single Eleginops maclovinus isolate JMC-PN-2008 ecotype Puerto Natales chromosome 20, JC_Emac_rtc_rv5, whole genome shotgun sequence genomic region:
- the tardbpb gene encoding TAR DNA-binding protein 43 isoform X3 — MAEVYIRVAEEENEEPMEIPSEDDGTVLLSTVAAQFPGACGLRFRSPLSQCMRGVRLVEGILHAPENGWGNVVYVVNYPKDNKRKMEEIDASSAVKMKRGDMKTSDLIVLGLPWKTSEQDLKDYFSTFGEVIMVQVKRDAKTGNSKGFGFVRFTEYEAQEKVVTQRHMIDGRWCDCKLPNSKQGPDEPLRSRKVFVGRCTEDMTTDDLRQFFMQYGEVTDVFIPKPFRAFAFVTFADDQVAQSLCGEDLIIKGVSVHISNAEPKHGNRQFDRTTRFGNGFGAQAFGSSRSGVGSSTNSSLANFGSFSLNPAMMAAAQAALQSSWGMMGMLASQQQTSTSGSTSSGTSSSRDQSQSFSTANSNYGASSASLGWGTGSNSTTSGSGFSSGFGSSMESKSSGWGM, encoded by the exons ATGGCTGAAGTATATATTCGAGTGGCAGAAGAGGAAAATGAGGAGCCAATGGAGATTCCTTCCGAGGACGACGGCACTGTTCTCCTTTCAACAGTGGCGGCTCAGTTTCCAGGGGCTTGCGGCCTACGCTTCAGGAGCCCCCTGTCTCAGTGCATGCGGGGAGTTCGTCTGGTGGAAGGGATCCTACACGCACCAGAAAACGGATGGGGCAATGTCGTCTATGTGGTGAACTATCCGAAAG acaacaaaaggaaaatggaGGAAATTGATGCCTCATCTGCAGTGAAAATGAAGAGAGGGGACATGAAAACATCAGATCTGATTGTACTGGGCCTTCCTTGGAAAACATCTGAGCAGGACTTGAAAGACTACTTTAGCACATTTGGAGAAGTCATCATGGTTCAG GTAAAACGTGATGCCAAGACAGGAAACTCTAAAGGGTTTGGCTTTGTGAGATTCACAGAATATGAGGCTCAAGAAAAGGTGGTCACCCAACGCCATATGATTGACGGAAGATGGTGTGACTGCAAGCTCCCTAACTCAAAG CAAGGGCCTGATGAGCCATTGAGGAGCCGGAAGGTGTTTGTTGGCCGTTGCACAGAAGACATGACCACTGACGACCTGCGGCAGTTCTTTATGCAGTATGGAGAAGTCACAGACGTCTTCATTCCAAAGCCATTCCGTGCTTTTGCCTTCGTCACATTTGCAGATGATCAG GTTGCCCAGTCTCTCTGTGGAGAGGACCTAATAATTAAAGGTGTCAGTGTTCACATCTCAAATGCTGAGCCCAAACACGGCAATAGGCAGTTTGATCGCACGACACGGTTTGGAAATGGTTTTGGAGCTCAAGCATTTGGTAGCAGCCGTAGCGGGGTTGGGAGCAGCACTAACAGTAGTCTGGCTAATTTTGGTTCCTTCAGTCTGAATCCGGCTATGATGGCTGCGGCCCAGGCAGCTCTTCAGAGTAGTTGGGGGATGATGGGTATGTTAGCTAGCCAGCAGCAAACATCCACCTCAGGCAGCACCTCTAGTGGGACTAGCTCCAGCAGGGACCAGAGTCAGTCTTTCAGTACGGCCAATAGCAACTACGGCGCCAGCTCGGCCAGTCTCGGCTGGGGAACCGGGTCAAACTCTACAACCAGCGGTAGTGGGTTTAGCTCAGGTTTTGGGTCCAGTATGGAGTCAAAGTCATCCGGGTGGGGTATGTAA
- the tardbpb gene encoding TAR DNA-binding protein 43 isoform X1 has translation MAEVYIRVAEEENEEPMEIPSEDDGTVLLSTVAAQFPGACGLRFRSPLSQCMRGVRLVEGILHAPENGWGNVVYVVNYPKVSLCVGHTSDNKRKMEEIDASSAVKMKRGDMKTSDLIVLGLPWKTSEQDLKDYFSTFGEVIMVQVKRDAKTGNSKGFGFVRFTEYEAQEKVVTQRHMIDGRWCDCKLPNSKQGPDEPLRSRKVFVGRCTEDMTTDDLRQFFMQYGEVTDVFIPKPFRAFAFVTFADDQVAQSLCGEDLIIKGVSVHISNAEPKHGNRQFDRTTRFGNGFGAQAFGSSRSGVGSSTNSSLANFGSFSLNPAMMAAAQAALQSSWGMMGMLASQQQTSTSGSTSSGTSSSRDQSQSFSTANSNYGASSASLGWGTGSNSTTSGSGFSSGFGSSMESKSSGWGM, from the exons ATGGCTGAAGTATATATTCGAGTGGCAGAAGAGGAAAATGAGGAGCCAATGGAGATTCCTTCCGAGGACGACGGCACTGTTCTCCTTTCAACAGTGGCGGCTCAGTTTCCAGGGGCTTGCGGCCTACGCTTCAGGAGCCCCCTGTCTCAGTGCATGCGGGGAGTTCGTCTGGTGGAAGGGATCCTACACGCACCAGAAAACGGATGGGGCAATGTCGTCTATGTGGTGAACTATCCGAAAG tttctctctgtgttggtcacacttcagacaacaaaaggaaaatggaGGAAATTGATGCCTCATCTGCAGTGAAAATGAAGAGAGGGGACATGAAAACATCAGATCTGATTGTACTGGGCCTTCCTTGGAAAACATCTGAGCAGGACTTGAAAGACTACTTTAGCACATTTGGAGAAGTCATCATGGTTCAG GTAAAACGTGATGCCAAGACAGGAAACTCTAAAGGGTTTGGCTTTGTGAGATTCACAGAATATGAGGCTCAAGAAAAGGTGGTCACCCAACGCCATATGATTGACGGAAGATGGTGTGACTGCAAGCTCCCTAACTCAAAG CAAGGGCCTGATGAGCCATTGAGGAGCCGGAAGGTGTTTGTTGGCCGTTGCACAGAAGACATGACCACTGACGACCTGCGGCAGTTCTTTATGCAGTATGGAGAAGTCACAGACGTCTTCATTCCAAAGCCATTCCGTGCTTTTGCCTTCGTCACATTTGCAGATGATCAG GTTGCCCAGTCTCTCTGTGGAGAGGACCTAATAATTAAAGGTGTCAGTGTTCACATCTCAAATGCTGAGCCCAAACACGGCAATAGGCAGTTTGATCGCACGACACGGTTTGGAAATGGTTTTGGAGCTCAAGCATTTGGTAGCAGCCGTAGCGGGGTTGGGAGCAGCACTAACAGTAGTCTGGCTAATTTTGGTTCCTTCAGTCTGAATCCGGCTATGATGGCTGCGGCCCAGGCAGCTCTTCAGAGTAGTTGGGGGATGATGGGTATGTTAGCTAGCCAGCAGCAAACATCCACCTCAGGCAGCACCTCTAGTGGGACTAGCTCCAGCAGGGACCAGAGTCAGTCTTTCAGTACGGCCAATAGCAACTACGGCGCCAGCTCGGCCAGTCTCGGCTGGGGAACCGGGTCAAACTCTACAACCAGCGGTAGTGGGTTTAGCTCAGGTTTTGGGTCCAGTATGGAGTCAAAGTCATCCGGGTGGGGTATGTAA
- the tardbpb gene encoding TAR DNA-binding protein 43 isoform X2, with amino-acid sequence MAEVYIRVAEEENEEPMEIPSEDDGTVLLSTVAAQFPGACGLRFRSPLSQCMRGVRLVEGILHAPENGWGNVVYVVNYPKGHTSDNKRKMEEIDASSAVKMKRGDMKTSDLIVLGLPWKTSEQDLKDYFSTFGEVIMVQVKRDAKTGNSKGFGFVRFTEYEAQEKVVTQRHMIDGRWCDCKLPNSKQGPDEPLRSRKVFVGRCTEDMTTDDLRQFFMQYGEVTDVFIPKPFRAFAFVTFADDQVAQSLCGEDLIIKGVSVHISNAEPKHGNRQFDRTTRFGNGFGAQAFGSSRSGVGSSTNSSLANFGSFSLNPAMMAAAQAALQSSWGMMGMLASQQQTSTSGSTSSGTSSSRDQSQSFSTANSNYGASSASLGWGTGSNSTTSGSGFSSGFGSSMESKSSGWGM; translated from the exons ATGGCTGAAGTATATATTCGAGTGGCAGAAGAGGAAAATGAGGAGCCAATGGAGATTCCTTCCGAGGACGACGGCACTGTTCTCCTTTCAACAGTGGCGGCTCAGTTTCCAGGGGCTTGCGGCCTACGCTTCAGGAGCCCCCTGTCTCAGTGCATGCGGGGAGTTCGTCTGGTGGAAGGGATCCTACACGCACCAGAAAACGGATGGGGCAATGTCGTCTATGTGGTGAACTATCCGAAAGGT cacacttcagacaacaaaaggaaaatggaGGAAATTGATGCCTCATCTGCAGTGAAAATGAAGAGAGGGGACATGAAAACATCAGATCTGATTGTACTGGGCCTTCCTTGGAAAACATCTGAGCAGGACTTGAAAGACTACTTTAGCACATTTGGAGAAGTCATCATGGTTCAG GTAAAACGTGATGCCAAGACAGGAAACTCTAAAGGGTTTGGCTTTGTGAGATTCACAGAATATGAGGCTCAAGAAAAGGTGGTCACCCAACGCCATATGATTGACGGAAGATGGTGTGACTGCAAGCTCCCTAACTCAAAG CAAGGGCCTGATGAGCCATTGAGGAGCCGGAAGGTGTTTGTTGGCCGTTGCACAGAAGACATGACCACTGACGACCTGCGGCAGTTCTTTATGCAGTATGGAGAAGTCACAGACGTCTTCATTCCAAAGCCATTCCGTGCTTTTGCCTTCGTCACATTTGCAGATGATCAG GTTGCCCAGTCTCTCTGTGGAGAGGACCTAATAATTAAAGGTGTCAGTGTTCACATCTCAAATGCTGAGCCCAAACACGGCAATAGGCAGTTTGATCGCACGACACGGTTTGGAAATGGTTTTGGAGCTCAAGCATTTGGTAGCAGCCGTAGCGGGGTTGGGAGCAGCACTAACAGTAGTCTGGCTAATTTTGGTTCCTTCAGTCTGAATCCGGCTATGATGGCTGCGGCCCAGGCAGCTCTTCAGAGTAGTTGGGGGATGATGGGTATGTTAGCTAGCCAGCAGCAAACATCCACCTCAGGCAGCACCTCTAGTGGGACTAGCTCCAGCAGGGACCAGAGTCAGTCTTTCAGTACGGCCAATAGCAACTACGGCGCCAGCTCGGCCAGTCTCGGCTGGGGAACCGGGTCAAACTCTACAACCAGCGGTAGTGGGTTTAGCTCAGGTTTTGGGTCCAGTATGGAGTCAAAGTCATCCGGGTGGGGTATGTAA